A single Pirellulaceae bacterium DNA region contains:
- the tssH gene encoding type VI secretion system ATPase TssH, giving the protein MMAVLNLKSLAAKLNTDCRQALEAAAGLCLSLTNYNVEVEHWLMKLLDRANTDLQLICRSYEINDSQLRTELQHAIDRFKTGNGRPPALSPTIVDLIRDAWLIGSIEFADHQVRSGYLVLAILGMEGLNRAALGGVASQLEKISYESLKREFHEICQDSDEAQATTAPSATAGAPGKGHVPSKTPALDQYTVDLTDRARRGHIDPVLGRDDEIRQVIDVLCRRRQNNPILTGEPGVGKTAVAEGFALQIAKGEVPPALQNVTLRVLDLALLQAGAGVKGEFENRLKSVIEEVKSSPTPIILFIDEAHTLIGAGGQAGQGDAANLLKPALARGELRTIAATTWAEYKKYFERDAALARRFQVVNVAEPNEASAIAMVQGLVAVLEKHHKIRIQSEAVTEAVKLSNRYISGRQLPDKAISLLDTTCARISLSQNSIPPALENCHRRLQHVSTSIGILEREQQTGSDHQAAMAELRLQQEEVERERLALDERWQRELNLVSQINSLSAQLMNQEVSQQSDKAAQANAAEPAAQSVDELRDDLVRLQAELVAVQGESPLVFANCDGTAIAATVAAWTGIPVGRMISNEIKTVMNLQNAMEQSVVGQSHALAQIARSIQVSRARLTDPSRPIGVFLLAGTSGVGKTETALTLAELLYGGEQNVTVINMSEFKEEHKVSLLMGSPPGYVGYGEGGILTEAIRRKPYSVLLLDEMEKAHPGVQDVFYQVFDKGHMKDGEGRDIDFKNTLIIMTSNAGTNLIMSLCSDPETRPSAEGLTEALHEELLKTFKPAFLGRLTVIPYFPLDDGIMRQIIRLKLGKVQRRVVENYKAVLEYTDAVVDSIVSRCTEVDTGARNVDKILNRTLLPELSREFLTFMANSTPFSQVVVDADGQGFTYSLR; this is encoded by the coding sequence ATGATGGCAGTGTTGAATCTTAAATCTCTGGCCGCCAAGCTAAACACCGACTGTCGGCAGGCGCTAGAAGCTGCTGCCGGACTGTGCCTGTCGCTGACCAACTACAATGTCGAGGTCGAGCATTGGCTGATGAAATTGCTGGATCGTGCCAATACCGATTTGCAATTAATCTGTCGCAGTTACGAAATCAATGATTCCCAACTGCGTACTGAATTGCAACATGCCATTGATCGCTTTAAGACCGGTAATGGGCGCCCGCCGGCACTCAGTCCCACCATCGTGGATTTGATTCGTGATGCGTGGTTGATCGGTTCCATTGAGTTCGCCGATCACCAAGTACGGAGCGGGTATCTTGTCTTGGCAATCTTGGGTATGGAAGGCCTCAATCGGGCTGCATTGGGAGGAGTTGCCTCGCAGTTGGAAAAAATATCCTATGAGTCGCTCAAGCGAGAGTTTCATGAGATTTGCCAAGACTCCGACGAAGCTCAGGCCACCACGGCTCCATCGGCCACTGCCGGTGCCCCCGGCAAGGGGCACGTTCCATCAAAGACTCCAGCGCTGGACCAATACACCGTTGACCTGACGGATCGTGCGCGTCGCGGCCATATCGATCCGGTACTCGGACGAGATGATGAAATTCGGCAAGTCATTGATGTGCTGTGTCGCAGGCGGCAGAACAACCCGATCTTGACTGGCGAACCTGGAGTAGGCAAGACGGCGGTGGCCGAAGGCTTTGCCCTGCAGATCGCCAAAGGCGAAGTGCCGCCAGCACTCCAAAACGTGACTCTGAGAGTCTTGGATTTGGCCTTGTTACAAGCCGGTGCGGGCGTGAAGGGGGAATTTGAAAATCGGCTTAAGTCGGTTATTGAGGAAGTGAAGTCCTCGCCCACGCCAATTATTCTGTTCATTGACGAAGCCCACACCTTAATTGGTGCTGGTGGGCAGGCCGGACAGGGCGATGCCGCGAACCTACTCAAACCAGCCTTGGCCCGAGGCGAACTACGAACGATTGCGGCCACGACCTGGGCTGAGTACAAAAAGTACTTCGAGCGAGATGCCGCGTTAGCTAGACGGTTTCAAGTTGTGAATGTTGCCGAGCCTAACGAAGCATCCGCAATTGCTATGGTGCAAGGATTGGTGGCGGTTTTGGAGAAGCACCATAAGATTCGAATCCAAAGTGAAGCGGTTACCGAAGCTGTCAAACTATCCAATCGCTATATCTCAGGACGTCAATTGCCCGATAAAGCCATCAGTTTGTTGGACACGACCTGTGCACGCATTAGCCTGAGTCAAAATTCGATCCCTCCCGCGCTCGAGAATTGTCATCGGCGTCTCCAGCACGTTTCTACTTCTATCGGAATTCTAGAACGCGAGCAGCAGACAGGTTCCGATCACCAGGCAGCCATGGCTGAACTGAGACTGCAGCAAGAAGAGGTCGAACGCGAACGTTTGGCACTGGACGAGCGTTGGCAGCGGGAGCTGAATTTAGTCAGCCAGATTAACTCTCTATCAGCTCAATTGATGAACCAAGAAGTCTCGCAGCAGTCGGACAAAGCTGCACAGGCCAATGCTGCGGAGCCAGCCGCTCAGTCGGTGGATGAACTGCGTGACGATTTAGTACGCCTGCAAGCAGAGCTGGTTGCCGTCCAAGGTGAATCGCCATTGGTATTTGCGAATTGCGATGGTACCGCCATCGCCGCTACAGTGGCTGCCTGGACGGGCATTCCCGTGGGACGGATGATATCCAACGAGATTAAGACCGTTATGAATCTTCAGAATGCCATGGAGCAATCCGTCGTAGGTCAGTCACACGCGCTGGCACAGATCGCACGTAGCATTCAGGTATCACGGGCGCGGCTGACCGACCCTAGCCGACCTATTGGCGTGTTCCTGCTGGCAGGCACGAGTGGTGTCGGCAAGACTGAGACCGCTCTTACATTGGCTGAACTTCTTTACGGTGGCGAGCAAAATGTGACCGTCATCAACATGTCGGAATTCAAGGAAGAGCATAAGGTATCGCTGTTAATGGGGTCGCCCCCGGGATACGTGGGCTATGGTGAGGGCGGCATTCTAACGGAGGCAATTCGTCGCAAGCCGTACAGTGTGCTGCTGCTGGATGAAATGGAAAAAGCGCATCCCGGAGTTCAAGACGTCTTCTATCAAGTGTTCGACAAGGGGCACATGAAAGATGGCGAAGGGCGCGACATCGACTTCAAGAATACTCTGATTATCATGACTTCCAACGCTGGCACAAATCTAATCATGAGCCTGTGTTCTGACCCTGAAACGCGACCTTCGGCGGAAGGATTGACCGAGGCGCTGCACGAGGAATTGCTAAAAACATTTAAGCCTGCGTTCTTGGGGCGATTGACGGTGATTCCGTATTTCCCGCTGGACGACGGCATCATGCGGCAAATCATACGACTCAAACTCGGCAAAGTGCAGCGTCGCGTGGTCGAAAACTACAAGGCCGTACTTGAATATACCGATGCGGTTGTGGATTCCATCGTCTCGCGGTGCACGGAGGTCGACACGGGTGCGCGCAATGTTGACAAAATCCTCAATCGAACATTGCTGCCCGAACTGTCGCGTGAGTTTTTGACCTTTATGGCCAATTCCACACCATTTAGCCAAGTCGTCGTCGACGCCGATGGTCAAGGCTTTACCTATTCCCTTCGCTAA